One part of the Sarcophilus harrisii chromosome 5, mSarHar1.11, whole genome shotgun sequence genome encodes these proteins:
- the LOC111721094 gene encoding uncharacterized protein LOC111721094 has protein sequence MASTAVTGLIPAFFSMAGDGNVYYSGRLLWFGFLGVYGVVIYVVQMPWAAINNDFWCHGNATLLCQMECFEKHFNMAVVGLWYFFLFIFLANFFLMEFFIVQILTRQNNMKAIETISEVELGSMVGIQEATSLPRKNLLNIYMEKMLLFLYLFYFFSQLIFQTTFLWILVYRHLPLVNGSLIDCKTDTCQNPYLCLVRGTLEKRMSIYTLITLSTIIIVFCLAFFLYSAYHYLVKLGVLQSQFHRTWKN, from the coding sequence ATGGCTTCAACAGCAGTCACTGGACTGATTCCTGCATTTTTCTCTATGGCTGGTGATGGAAATGTCTACTATAGTGGGCGCCTATTGTGGTTTGGCTTTCTTGGGGTGTATGGGGTGGTGATATATGTGGTTCAAATGCCTTGGGCTGCCATTAACAATGACTTTTGGTGCCACGGCAACGCCACCTTACTTTGCCAGATGGAATGCTTCGAGAAACATTTTAACATGGCGGTGGTAGGCCTTTGGtatttcttcttgtttattttcttggCCAACTTTTTTCTCATGGAGTTCTTCATTGTTCAGATTCTAACCAGGCAAAACAATATGAAAGCAATAGAGACAATCAGTGAAGTGGAACTGGGCTCTATGGTGGGAATACAGGAGGCCAcctctctgccaaggaaaaattTACTGAACATTTACATGGAAAAGATGTTGCTGTTTTTATACCTCTTCTACTTCTTCTCGCAACTTATTTTTCAGACAACATTTCTGTGGATCCTTGTATACAGGCACTTGCCCCTGGTGAATGGCTCTCTCATTGACTGTAAAACAGACACATGTCAGAACCCCTATTTATGCCTGGTGAGGGGTACATTGGAAAAACGCATGTCCATTTACACCTTGATCACTTTGTCTACTATCATCATCGTCTTCTGCTTGGCGTTCTTTCTCTACAGTGCCTACCACTACTTAGTAAAGTTAGGAGTTTTACAAAGCCAGTTCCATAGAACTTGGAAAAACTGA